The Verrucomicrobiales bacterium DNA window GGCACCGTGCAGAGCTTACGAGCCCTTTATTTCGGCCTGTTAAAAACAACGCCACCAACACGCTCAGCAAAGCTATCTCGGGATCGGCTATCTATACCGACATCGTGAAGCGCTACGCCAAGGACGCAGGTATCCCAAGTGAATCCATTCGCCCTCACGCGCTACGCACAACGGCTGCCACCAACGCTTTGGAGCATGGGGCGGACATCGCGGAGGTGCAGCAGTGGCTGGGTCACTCAAACATTTCGACGACGAGGCTCTACGATAAGCGGGTCAGTCGAGCGGAGGATTCGCCGACATTTAAGGTGGAGTATTAATGAAATTCCGGTTGGCTCACCTCTTGCGAGCTTCAATTAGCTTTTCATGAATGCTTCACCTGCCTTAGACGACTGATTCATCTCACCTGCGGATTTGTCTCCCTTCCATCTTCCGGGCTCTATTACGGCGCGTTAGGCTAGCAGCTCTTTGCCAGCAAAGCCGTCATGCGAGCTGACAGTCTACCGCTCTAAAGTTTCTACAGAGAAAAACAGAGCCCACACCTTTTCATTTTGACGGCCATCCCTCGTGGTTTCGAGAGGGATGGTCCCTCCAAAACAAAAAAGGAGATTACGATGGAATCAAACAAACCCGGGAAGACATGTGAGCAGCGCATCGACAAACAGCTGGAGGGGCGTCTTCGAGAAATCCGGGAGAACCCCGAGGAGGCTCAGGAGACACTTCTCTCGGTCGAAAAAAGTCTCACGTTCAAACTTTGCCTCTCCTGGGGAGGGCCTGCGGACTATTTCGAACTCGACTGGTGTCCGGAATCGAAAGCCTGGACCGGCGCTCGCTACCTCTTCCAAGACTGGTTTGACGGCGCCAGCCGGGAAATGTCAGCAGAGGTGGCCGAGGAGATTGCAGACCTCTTTGGAATTTATCCGGAGGCCGGGTGAGCGGCATGCGCCCCATCGGGGCTGTTTTTTAGTAACGGACCGCATCACCAACCTCCGTGGTCGAGGCAGGGAGTGCTTTTACGTTCTCCAACGTTCATGTCGGTTACTATTGCGCTCTGTGCGGGGCACCTCCCCACGTCGATTTCCGCGACAACGAATGATGTAGGAACGCTACACTTTACGCGAAACGATCCTTCACTTCCACGTTGCTATCAGTTGAAATGCGAAGCCAAGAATGAACCAACATGACAAGCGCACACCGAGACCACCACAAATATTTCGCTCGGGTCTTACGGATGCTCTCATCGTGCTCGGCTACGGTGCGGCCATCCGGAAATTGTGTGGCATCCTCTAGACCAATTTGGATTGCAAGATAACCCCAATACCTCAATCTTAAATTACCTACGATGTGGGATAATATCCAATTGGTCACTGCCGTTCTTTCACTAAGCGCGTTCACTGCAGCCACCGGCATTGGGGCCTGGCGCAGACACCTCCGGATGCGAGAACATTTCATTCGAAAGGATGCGGAGCAAGGCAACAAGTCGATTGTTATAAACGAGCTGAACCGCTATGGGGTGGACGCGAGTAAATTAACTCCAAATGAGCAATTGGCTGCACTCGAGGCTGCGATCCAAACGCGATATAAACGTCTAACTTATTCGATATATGCGGCTTTAACCGTTGGAGTTGCTTCGGCTACCGGCTCCTTTGCGCAATACAGAAATGTGGCTCCTGCAGGTCAGTGGCAGTTGCCATCGGATTACATAGTGTGGTTTGGAACCAATCGCCGGCCGCTCATAGAGGGCAATCCGGAAGCTGGATTTTCTGGCTTGTTAGACGGAAAAACTCATTACGGAACGTGCACCGTGCATATTCCTAAAGCACACCGATTTGGGTCTGTGGGCTCGGGCTGGAAACATCGTCTACTAACGCTGACCGACGACCGCTTAAAACTTACCGAGATCTCTCCCTTGGATGAATCGAGCTTTTGGCGTTCAGTCAAAACCGAACTGGCCCGATGGGAAAAGGCCGATGAAAAACAAGCGCTAGTTTATATTCACGGATTTAATGTCAGTTTCCAGGAGGCAGCAATCCGAGCAGCTCAAGTTGGTTTTGACTTGAAAGCCTTGGGTGCGACTGCCTTCTTTAGTTGGCCTTCTCGAGGTCAAACCGAGGAATATAAAGCGGATGAAGCCTCAATTGAGGCCAGCGAGGCGGCGATAACAGAGTTTTTGGTGCGGTTTGCGGAGACATTTGGCACTGCTCGAGTTCACATCATCGCCCACAGCATGGGTAATCGGGGCTTACTTCGCGCTATGCAGCGGATTCAGACCGATGCACAACGGCAGACTAGCGTGCGCTTTGGGCAAATTATACTCGCAGCACCCGATGTCGGAACCGCGCTCTTTACCAATCTGGCTGGAGCCTACCTCAATTTATCCACTCGAACTACCATTTATGCTTCACCAAGTGACAAAGCAGTTGGTCTTTCTCAATGGATTCACAAGGCCCCTCGAGCTGGATTTACACCTCCAGTTGTTGTCGTTCAAGGATTGGATACCGTGGAAGTGCCGAATTTTGACTTAGATGCCCTGGGACACAGCTATTATGCCGAAGCGGAAGCTGTGCTCTCCGACATCTACACCCTTCTACGCTCTAATCGGTCCCCAGATGACCGACAACGCTTACAAACGACCAGGCTCGCCAATGGGGAGCGCTATTGGCTGATTCTTCCTTAAGTGAAGTGTTTAGGAGCCTTAAATGGTCTCCCAAGAATCAGAGTTTTGCTGTCCCTTGGGCCGGTCGCTTTCCATTCCTTGACCAGGTCGCGCAGAATCTGTTCGCTGGCGATTGGGAACACGACCTCGCGCACAACGCCATCGGGATGCGCCAGCGAAGCGTCGGCCAGCTCGAATAGAATGTTCTGCTTGCCGGTGACACGCTTCAGATCGTCGAGCAGCTCCCGGTCCACCTTGCGCTCCGCGTGGGCACCGATGCGATGGACAGTTTCGATCAGAAGATCGACCAAGCCGTCGGTGAGCGACCGACCTCGCAGGTGTGCGAAGGCGGCGAGGGCCGTC harbors:
- a CDS encoding alpha/beta hydrolase → MWDNIQLVTAVLSLSAFTAATGIGAWRRHLRMREHFIRKDAEQGNKSIVINELNRYGVDASKLTPNEQLAALEAAIQTRYKRLTYSIYAALTVGVASATGSFAQYRNVAPAGQWQLPSDYIVWFGTNRRPLIEGNPEAGFSGLLDGKTHYGTCTVHIPKAHRFGSVGSGWKHRLLTLTDDRLKLTEISPLDESSFWRSVKTELARWEKADEKQALVYIHGFNVSFQEAAIRAAQVGFDLKALGATAFFSWPSRGQTEEYKADEASIEASEAAITEFLVRFAETFGTARVHIIAHSMGNRGLLRAMQRIQTDAQRQTSVRFGQIILAAPDVGTALFTNLAGAYLNLSTRTTIYASPSDKAVGLSQWIHKAPRAGFTPPVVVVQGLDTVEVPNFDLDALGHSYYAEAEAVLSDIYTLLRSNRSPDDRQRLQTTRLANGERYWLILP